A stretch of DNA from Acidaminococcales bacterium:
TCGCTTGCCCGCCGTCCGGCGCTTTTTTTCCCGCGCCGCAGGCGGCCGCGAAAATGGCCAGCAGGCCGCTTAGCCCGACGGCCGCTAATTTTTGCCCTAAGGATTTGTTTAACATAATGCCCTCCCGACCGTCGCCGCCGCGAACAAAAACCCGAAAAGAGCGGCCGCCCTTTTGCCGGGAAAACCATCCCTTCCGGGCGCGCGCCGGAACACGGGCCGCGCGGGGCGGTTCCTTTGCCTTTTGGCCAAGCGCCGCGGCGTCAGTTTATTTTTTCTTTGAAAACCTGCTTGCCGTCCTGCATGGCAATGATAACCGCGCCTTTTATCGGATTGTGCCTGGCGTCCATGGTGAGTTTGCCGGTCGCCACCTGCAAATCTTTGGTGGCGGCCAGAGCGTCCCTTATCTTCTCCGGGTCGCCGCCGCCGGCGCGCCTTACGGCATCGGCGACAATAAGGCCGGAATCGTAGCCGAGGGCGGCAAACGCGTCCGGCGTTTCGCCATTGTATTCCGCCTTGTAGTTTTTGACGAATTTTTGAATGTTCGGGTCGAGATCCTCCACCGAGTAATGATCGCAAAAATAAGTGTTGTTGAGGGCGGCGGCGCCGGCCAATTCAAGGATCTTGGGCGAATCCCAGCCATCGGAGCCCAAAAGCGGCATGGTTATGCCGAACTCGCGCGCCTGTTTGATGATGGTCCCTACCTCCTGATAATAACCGGGAACGAAAATCCCCTCCGGCCCGGCCGCCCTGATTTTGGTCAAAACCGGCCTGAAATCAGTGTCTTTTTGTTGATAGGCTTCTTCGGCGACAATTTGCCCGCCTTTTTTTTCAAACTCCGAACGATAGGCGGCGGCCAACTTTTTCGCGTAATCAGAAGAAATATCGCTGTAAATAGCCATTTTTCTCAGATTAAGGTTGTTCAAAGCAAATTTGGCCATTATCTCGCCCTGCAATGGGTCGATAAAACAGCCGCGAAAGAGGAAGTCGCGCGTCTTGCCGTCCAGGAAAGTGATGTTTTCATTGGTTCCGCTCGGCGTGAGCAGCGGGATCTTGCGCTCGGTAACTATCGAAGCGCAGGCAAGCACGGGGCTACTAGTGGCCGGGCCGACGATCGCGGACACCTTGTCTTGCGCAATGAGCTTTACGGTGGCGTTGGCGGCTTCGGGGGCTTCCGATTTGTTGTCGGCGACGATAAGGATTACTTTCCGGCCGTTGATTCCGCCTTTGCCATTTACTTCTTTAAAGGCGAGTTTCAGGCCTTTGTGGATTGACTGGCCGAAGAGGGAACTGCCGCCGGTTAATTCCAAATTGCCGCCGATGCGGATTTCGTCTGTGGGTTGCGGCGGTTTTTGCCAGCCGCAGGCCGCGCCCGCCAAAACAGCGGCGGCCAGGCTCAGCGCCGCGGCAAATTTTGTGATTTTAAACATTTCACAGCACTCCCCCCGCTTAAAAACACAATGTTTAAAAAGCCTTTTTGGTGCAAAACCCTTATTTTCTAATGTTGTTATTATATTGAAAGAAAGCACGGCTTGTCAATACAGAGGTTGCCCAAAACCTTTGCCGGCGTCTTTGCCGCGCTCCGGCGCGCCGTTAATTTTTCCTTTCTTTTACCGTCTGGGTAAGATATAAT
This window harbors:
- a CDS encoding ABC transporter substrate-binding protein, encoding MFKITKFAAALSLAAAVLAGAACGWQKPPQPTDEIRIGGNLELTGGSSLFGQSIHKGLKLAFKEVNGKGGINGRKVILIVADNKSEAPEAANATVKLIAQDKVSAIVGPATSSPVLACASIVTERKIPLLTPSGTNENITFLDGKTRDFLFRGCFIDPLQGEIMAKFALNNLNLRKMAIYSDISSDYAKKLAAAYRSEFEKKGGQIVAEEAYQQKDTDFRPVLTKIRAAGPEGIFVPGYYQEVGTIIKQAREFGITMPLLGSDGWDSPKILELAGAAALNNTYFCDHYSVEDLDPNIQKFVKNYKAEYNGETPDAFAALGYDSGLIVADAVRRAGGGDPEKIRDALAATKDLQVATGKLTMDARHNPIKGAVIIAMQDGKQVFKEKIN